AAACCAGCTGTCCTTTTTTGCACCATGCCAATGCTTCACGCCCTCCGGGATGACCACAACGGTTCCGGGGGTCAAGCTCTGCGCCTCCTTGCCTTCCTCCTGATACCAGCCCTCCCCGGCGGTGCAGATCAGAATTTGTCCGCCGCCGGTCTTGGCGTGATGGATGTGCCAATTGTTGCGGCAGCCCGGCTCGAAGGTCACATTAGCCAGAAAGATAGGGCTCTGGCCGGGAACTGTCAAGGGGTTCAAATAGGAATTGCCGATAAAATACTGGGCGAATGCTTCGTTGGGCTGTCCCTTTCCAAACACATTTACCGTTTCAAACTGCTTTTCTTCTGCAATTTTCATTGTAAATACTCCTTTAGCGGTATCTATACAGCACTCAGTCGTGGATCTTCCAGCCGTTCAGGAACTGAGCCGTCTCAGCGGCGCTGTGGTCGATGATCTCGCTGTGGCCCAGATCAAGTTTGGCGATGGCGGTCATATCCTCCTCACTCAGGGTGAAATCCCAAATATTGAAGTTTTCCTCCATCCGCTCTTTATGGATGGACTTGGGGATGATGACCACACCA
The sequence above is a segment of the Lawsonibacter asaccharolyticus genome. Coding sequences within it:
- a CDS encoding cupin domain-containing protein encodes the protein MKIAEEKQFETVNVFGKGQPNEAFAQYFIGNSYLNPLTVPGQSPIFLANVTFEPGCRNNWHIHHAKTGGGQILICTAGEGWYQEEGKEAQSLTPGTVVVIPEGVKHWHGAKKDSWFSHIAFDVPGEDASNEWLEPVADKEYEKLG